In Arachis hypogaea cultivar Tifrunner chromosome 17, arahy.Tifrunner.gnm2.J5K5, whole genome shotgun sequence, a single window of DNA contains:
- the LOC112764603 gene encoding uncharacterized protein, with the protein MEESGELQSDENKASTEKKNKRRLKTPSQVMALEKFYNEHKYPTEEMKQDLAEELGLTEKQISGWFCHRRLKDKRLLKDEAIGNGRQDRSSGVIQDRGSGRQDSCGSSKHGDYRYVDPKEVESHGLYNRDLSVPDMTYGHRNQYAENASEMDDTSSDSGSFLQDRMFPQGQDPYDVDPSRYPTHNGALPPLNPKGGNIGYKPSGYLKVKGEIEHAAITAVKKQLGRHYQEDGPLLGIEFDQLPPGAFEGQTADPVHEPYTIANPALLTSPEVSTGKRQSNISTKYVSYAKFSSKDSHEGVEFGSLHDSDFPDKQDKKVRQSIKQRQPIYGYANHLPGRNSSDLYDDSNGEASAYTKVRSIVSKHGIEGMRSDSASNHSDHYEENPMVKQTDLMQGYDNINPKNVKRSEHVKPKPAKSIRHPRMPVDAEERGLQPMRVAKEELHKGERKVKKYHDSYGARMLPNEITAAKRAKVDLHKQFNPKQAPIAEIEQRKNPRSAAEMPMPFSFSEDESLGLDSSSSLD; encoded by the exons ATGGAAG AATCAGGAGAATTGCAATCAGATGAAAATAAAGCTTCtacagagaaaaaaaataaaagaagactcAAAACACCTTCCCAGGTTATGGCCTTGGAGAAATTTTATAACG AGCACAAATATCCCACGGAGGAAATGAAACAAGATCTTGCTGAGGAGTTAGGGTTGACGGAGAAGCAAATTTCTGGATGGTTTTGCCACAGAAGGTTAAAAGATAAACGGTTGTTGAAAGATGAAGCGATTGGTAATGGACGACAGGATCGTTCAAGTGGTGTCATCCAGGACCGTGGTAGTGGACGGCAAGATTCATGCGGAAGCAGCAAACATGGTGATTACCGTTATGTGGATCCGAAAGAGGTAGAAAGTCATGGCCTGTACAATCGTGATTTGTCAGTTCCGGATATGACCTACGGACATAGGAACCAGTATGCAGAAAACGCAAGCGAAATGGATGATACATCATCTGATAGTGGCTCATTTTTGCAAGATCGCATGTTTCCTCAAGGCCAGGATCCATACGATGTGGATCCTTCAAGGTATCCGACTCACAATGGAGCTCTTCCACCCCTTAATCCCAAGGGTGGAAACATAGGATATAAACCATCAGGATATTTGAAAGTCAAGGGCGAGATAGAACATGCTGCTATAACTGCCGTAAAGAAGCAATTAGGGAGGCATTATCAAGAAGATGGTCCACTCCTTGGTATAGAATTTGATCAGCTTCCCCCAGGGGCATTTGAAGGCCAAACTGCAGATCCAGTTCATG AACCGTATACCATTGCAAATCCTGCACTTCTTACTTCCCCAGAAGTCTCCACTGGAAAAAGGCAATCCAACATTAGCACA AAATATGTTTCTTACGCTAAATTTAGTTCCAAAGATTCACATGAAGGGGTTGAATTTGGCTCCTTGCATGACTCTGATTTCCCGGATAAGCAGGATAAGAAGGTCCGCCAGAGTATTAAACAGAGGCAACCCATTTATGGTTACGCCAACCATCTTCCTGGCCGGAACTCCTCGGATTTGTATGATGACTCTAACGGAGAAGCATCTGCTTATACTAAAGTTCGTAGTATCGTCTCGAAGCATGGTATTGAGGGGATGAGATCTGATTCTGCTTCTAACCATAGTGATCACTATGAAGAGAACCCCATGGTTAAGCAGACAGATTTGATGCAAGGCTATGATAACATCAATCCAAAAAATGTGAAAAGAAGTGAACATGTTAAGCCCAAGCCCGCAAAATCAATCCGTCATCCTCGAATGCCTGTGGATGCCGAAGAAAGGGGGCTACAACCTATGAGGGTGGCAAAG GAAGAGTTGCATAAGGGGGAGAGGAAGGTGAAAAAGTATCACGATTCTTATGGAGCAAGGATGCTTCCAAATGAAATCACG GCTGCGAAACGAGCAAAAGTTGATCTGCATAAACAATTCAATCCAAAACAAGCACCTATTGCTGAGATAGAACAAAGGAAAAACCCGAG ATCTGCTGCAGAGATGCCGATGCCATTTAGCTTTAGTGAGGATGAATCCCTTGGCCTCGATTCGAGTTCCTCGCTGGATTAA